A single Anopheles arabiensis isolate DONGOLA chromosome X, AaraD3, whole genome shotgun sequence DNA region contains:
- the LOC120905719 gene encoding protein stoned-A produces the protein MLKLPKGLKKKKKGKKSKKDQELFTEEELEQYRREHQNQSALNSAAPSDSEDQPSGGGGGGGSGSGGGGGTSSGSGVAPTDKPDTDEEWSKFAALTSGIDSVLKKTQGDLDRIKSTSFFQKVPTRVEQEAKEREERERREQEERERAAEEARAREEQRAAEELINAVVELSESEPNSEAEAEQDIFDTGYIDAIASGELPIAYVPESPELESYEGEADPFDTSYAERVIKGPEVSKRGKKLVSIGSAVEVLTGRVESVAGGSTKGNRPRRGIQNLLLASFDESEQQQQQQGRSEGEPSVGGEGRQTEQHSVAAEPQCFSLLDDFTDLPADVPIDLSVSLHLTLQKQQQEEVASAPEGNGAAPELDLDEFDELKKRTPVLAGGDDFELLIGDAGSKAAASSDLPVVDLDEFEPAAVDDPFDTGFVERILPATAVEDDEFDPRAEEPPLPEDDFDFDPRAAERECKRPSTPDLFSVDQPHRSLPVRPDPPAKDLLSGSSTDLAGIAHAPLECTAGGSGAAPAATVDPFDTSDVEFIVAPGRTELKFLEQELLTDGRPAGLSHSLSDPDFDPRADSAEEQRTAEEEHRTEEDFQSLAQRKSSLSLHIANGAALSGAGSSANRSKSVVFAVPTPDLLKLDGEQSLAKKPLTPYYNREPSLPDADVDPFDTSFVPSVAPTQLELSLLERELNGASLNRSLSDPEFDPRASPPAAAAAATSGADLLGVSEGELHLQKVLTPARGSAAAVEADPFDTSIAVNLQPGRAELKLLEDELIPPVAAECAGTVPDILSDGAPEASSVFVKVLTPQASSGSLDLAGGAEQEEIDPFDTSFVPSLGPGRAEIKLLESELIDQH, from the exons ATGCTTAAGCTACCCAAAGgactgaagaagaaaaagaaaggcaaaaagTCGAAGAAAGACCAGGAACTCTTTACCGAGGAGGAGCTCGAGCAGTACCGGCGGGAGCACCAGAACCAGTCGGCGCTCAACTCGGCGGCACCATCGGACAGTGAGGACCAGccgagcggcggcggcggcggcggcggtagtggtagcggtggtggcggcggcaccaGCAGTGGCAGCGGCGTAGCGCCGACCGACAAGCCCGACACCGACGAGGAATGGTCCAAGTTTGCGGCGCTCACCAGTGGCATTGACTCGGTGCTCAAGAAGACGCAGGGCGACCTCGACCGGATCAAGAGCACCTCCTTCTTCCAGAAGGTCCCGACCCGGGTCGAGCAGGAGGCGAAGGAGCGCGAGGAGCGCGAGCGGCGCGAGCAGGAGGAGCGCGAGCGGGCGGCCGAGGAGGCGCGGGCCCGCGAGGAGCAGCGAGCAGCCGAGGAGCTCATCAACGCGGTCGTCGAGCTCTCGGAGTCGGAGCCGAACTCGGAGGCGGAGGCGGAGCAGGACATCTTCGACACCGGGTACATCGATGCGATCGCGAGCGGCGAGCTGCCGATTGCGTACGTACCGGAGTCGCCCGAGCTAGAGTCGTACGAGGGTGAGGCGGATCCGTTCGATACCTCGTACGCGGAGCGCGTCATCAAGGGGCCGGAGGTATCCAAGCGCGGCAAGAAGCTCGTCAGCATCGGCTCGGCCGTTGAGGTGCTGACTGGGCGCGTTGAGAGCGTAGCCGGTGGTTCCACCAAGGGTAATCGACCGCGGCGTGGCATTCAGAATTTGCTGCTCGCGAGCTTCGACGAgagtgagcagcagcagcagcagcagggacgGAGCGAAGGAGAGCCGAGCGTTGGTGGAGAGGGCAGGCAGACTGAGCAGCATTCGGTTGCAGCCGAGCCGCAGTGTTTTAGCTTGCTGGATGACTTTACCGATCTGCCAGCGGACGTACCGATCGATTTGAGCGTTTCGCTACACCTGACActacagaagcagcagcaggaagaggTAGCATCGGCACCGGAGGGCAACGGAGCAGCTCCGGAGCTCGATCTAGACGAGTTTGACGAGCTCAAGAAGCGCACACCGGTCCTAGCGGGAGGTGACGACTTTGAGCTACTGATTGGAGACGCTG GTTCAAAGGCAGCAGCGAGCTCCGACCTACCGGTCGTCGATCTAGACGAGTTCGAGCCGGCCGCAGTAGACGACCCGTTCGATACCGGGTTCGTGGAGCGCATCCTACCGGCGACTGCCGTCGAGGACGACGAGTTTGACCCGCGGGCGGAAGAGCCACCGCTCCCCGAGGACGACTTTGACTTTGATCCGCGGGCGGCCGAGCGTGAGTGCAAGCGTCCCAGCACTCCGGACCTCTTCTCGGTCGATCAGCCGCACCGTTCGCTGCCGGTACGGCCGGACCCGCCGGCCAAGGACCTACtgtccggcagcagcaccgacCTAGCCGGTATCGCCCACGCGCCCCTTGAGTGTACGGCGGGGGGTAGTGGAGCAGCACCAGCCGCGACCGTCGATCCGTTCGACACCTCGGACGTCGAGTTTATCGTAGCGCCGGGCCGCACCGAGCTCAAGTTCCTCGAGCAGGAGCTCCTGACCGACGGGCGGCCGGCAGGGCTGAGCCACTCGCTCAGCGATCCGGACTTTGATCCGCGCGCGGACAGTGCGGAGGAGCAGCGCACGGCCGAGGAGGAGCATCGCACGGAGGAAGACTTCCAGTCGCTCGCGCAGCGCAAGTCCTCCCTCAGCCTGCACATCGCGAACGGAGCTGCCCTCTCTGGTGCTGGTAGTAGTGCGAATCGCAGCAAGTCGGTCGTGTTTGCCGTGCCGACGCCCGACCTGCTCAAGCTCGACGGGGAGCAGTCGCTCGCGAAGAAGCCACTCACGCCGTACTACAACCGGGAGCCGTCGCTGCCGGACGCGGACGTCGACCCGTTCGACACCTCGTTCGTGCCGTCGGTCGCGCCCACTCAGCTCGAGCTCAGCCTGCTCGAGCGGGAGCTGAACGGAGCGTCGCTCAACCGGAGCCTGTCCGATCCGGAGTTTGATCCGCGCGCCAGTCCACCCGCCGCTGCGGCGGCCGCTACGTCCGGTGCTGATCTGCTCGGCGTGAGCGAGGGCGAACTACATCTGCAGAAGGTGCTGACGCCTGCGCGCGGCAGTGCGGCAGCGGTCGAGGCCGACCCGTTCGACACGTCCATTGCGGTGAACCTGCAGCCGGGCCGGGCGGAGCTGAAGCTGCTCGAGGACGAGCTGATCCCGCCCGTCGCTGCGGAGTGCGCCGGTACCGTGCCCGACATCCTCTCGGACGGTGCGCCCGAGGCGAGCTCGGTCTTCGTGAAGGTGCTGACACCGCAGGCCAGCAGCGGTTCGCTCGATCTTGCCGGTGGTGCGGAGCAGGAGGAGATCGACCCGTTCGATACGTCGTTCGTGCCGAGCCTGGGACCGGGCCGGGCGGAAATTAAGCTGCTCGAGAGCGAGCTGATCGACCAGCACTAG
- the LOC120905718 gene encoding LOW QUALITY PROTEIN: protein stoned-B (The sequence of the model RefSeq protein was modified relative to this genomic sequence to represent the inferred CDS: inserted 1 base in 1 codon) has protein sequence MANPFLMDDEPLAGSEPTPNPFLFGDDGGAADGAAGDESDNPFLAQAGRGSNPFAFGGEDDEEMPSAAAVTSAMDLFGSAPDPVVVTSGAQLFLASDHIMTAVAPSGGAGEPNANFFHTTINEEDDLIIPKPTHLHLGSNTTAALMDPDGAASSEDELTRGGPPRPHKPVPPRPIPPSTATQQLISSIADQLDQTSTNLLQKIPVTRTPSPVSMRDLHSPSPTPADYGELAAAAADNPFADPDQPPVAALSGSVTPVQKPPRPRPXPPRPAPPRSSVASSPVAAPPGPAPPQEPDLFDLFGTVAVAAKPAAPPKPPAPKSKEDILSLFSQPAQPTTAAMAPRPSKPDLLSDDLDDFLGGLPGAATGGTGPEPAFVPNLAENLATVVQPIATVQPPAVAAVPPPKPPPPAIVQQQQQQQQQVEEPLPAEEEAPPEEPECFGVEPSPEIVLEVAPASDPSDQFRSEVSSEYSPTGSNITSGNIPSSVSGSIVNLPTLDRAPVEMELDGVAAGADSDYDRSQVEEQHAALFAAEPIAPVTAPHYYGETTNPADQLISGGTNGTAATVNPFAMVDEEEEEAEEQQDVVNVGPTPGSGLAYANELFGATNLTNNNNNTSVAEPDAFDSFAAKFEGKQSGGGAGDFGGLATTGGGAGGGARAENIFLDDGLGGTGAALEVDAFGGDAWGTGGPVGGGGGGGFDEAKGDGFGNEDGFDDPFLSMQAPPAPEGTPFGRSHSRDSDEGGREFNVVIRPKEGVETHYSALALAPPPKSPQTASIYSGDSSPRVNPFERSDEAEPIPVSLPDKPQLERTDSQETPPTPLFDEDVSQPLEDFPRVIYHGDGWEMQLRQPNKKKITGQRFWKKIYIRLVYQGDSPVLQLLNAATDKEPFQELPLQACYSVSEIGAQQYDNFGKIFTIKLQYVFYKERPGVRPGQVTKAERLTNKLSQFAAYAIQGDYQGVKELGSDLKKLGLPVEHAPQISQLFKLGSMNYEDMKQFSVCIEEALFKMNVHRDRALTYKTEEVQVTAVDELYVEQDAEGHVMKQIARVRLFFLAFLTGMPDIELGVNDLWRQGKEVVGRHDIIPVVTEEWIRLEGVEFHSCVQQDEYERSRTIKFKPPDACYIELMRFRIRPPKNRELPLQLKATWCVTGNKVELRADVLVPGFASRKLGQIPCEDVSIRFPIPECWIYLFRVEKHFRYGSVKSAHRRTGKIKGIERILGTVDTLQESLIEVTSGQAKYEHHHRAIVWRCPRLPKEGQGAYTTHQLVCRMALTSFDQIPEQLAPYAYVEFTMPATQASHTTVRSVSVQDSESDEPPEKYVRYLARHEYRVGIEHTTGESLNPYLAATTVTKQPIQEEQPMATTPIAPSDSDSDSN, from the exons ATGGCGAACCCGTTCCTGATGGACGACGAGCCGCTGGCGGGCAGTGAGCCGACGCCCAACCCGTTCCTGTTCGGGGACGATGGTGGTGCGGCGGACGGTGCCGCCGGCGACGAGTCGGACAACCCGTTCCTGGCGCAGGCCGGGCGCGGCAGCAACCCGTTCGCATTCGGCGGCGAGGATGACGAGGAGATGCCGTCCGCAGCGGCCGTGACGAGCGCGATGGATCTGTTCGGCAGTGCGCCGGACCCGGTCGTGGTGACGTCCGGTGCGCAGCTGTTTCTCGCGAGCGACCACATCATGACGGCGGTCGCACCGAGCGGTGGAGCTGGGGAGCCGAACGCCAACTTCTTCCACACCACGATCAACGAGGAGGACGATCTGATCATCCCGAAGCCGACGCATCTGCACCTCGGCTCGAACACGACCGCCGCCCTGATGGATCCGGACGGGGCCGCCTCGAGCGAGGACGAGCTGACGCGGGGCGGACCGCCCCGCCCGCACAAACCGGTGCCGCCGCGGCCGATACCGCCCTCGACCGCGACCCAGCAGCTGATCAGCTCGATTGCGGACCAGCTCGACCAGACCAGCACGAACCTGCTGCAGAAGATACCGGTGACGCGCACGCCCAGCCCGGTCTCGATGCGGGACCTGCACTCGCCCAGCCCGACGCCGGCCGACTACGGCGAGctggcggcggccgccgccgacAACCCGTTCGCCGACCCTGACCAGCCGCCGGTAGCGGCACTGAGTGGCAGCGTGACGCCGGTGCAGAAGCCGCCGCGTCCGAGGC CCCCGCCGCGGCCGGCGCCACCCCGCAGCTCGGTAGCGTCGTCGCCGGTCGCTGCCCCGCCCGGTCCGGCGCCGCCCCAGGAGCCCGACCTGTTCGATCTGTTCGgcacggtggcggtggcggccaAGCCGGCGGCACCGCCCAAACCGCCCGCGCCCAAATCGAAGGAAGACATCCTGTCGCTGTTCTCGCAGCCGGCCCAGCCGACGACGGCGGCGATGGCCCCGCGACCCTCCAAGCCCGATCTGCTCAGCGACGATCTGGACGACTTTCTGGGCGGTCTGCCGGGCGCGGCGACGGGCGGCACCGGGCCGGAGCCCGCCTTCGTGCCCAATTTGGCGGAAAATCTGGCCACCGTCGTGCAGCCGATCGCGACGGTACAGCCACCGGCAGTGGCGGCAGTGCCCCCGCCAAAGCCTCCGCCACCGGCaatcgtgcagcagcagcagcagcagcagcagcaggtggaGGAACCGCTGCCAGCGGAAGAGGAGGCACCGCCGGAGGAGCCGGAGTGCTTCGGGGTGGAGCCGTCGCCCGAGATCGTGCTCGAGGTGGCGCCCGCCTCCGACCCGAGCGACCAGTTCCGCTCGGAGGTGTCGTCCGAGTACAGCCCGACCGGCTCGAACATTACCTCCGGCAACATTCCCAGCTCGGTGTCGGGCAGCATCGTCAACCTGCCGACGCTCGACCGGGCCCCGGTCGAGATGGAGCTGGACGGGGTGGCAGCGGGAGCGGACAGCGACTACGACCGGTCGCAGGTGGAGGAGCAGCACGCCGCCCTGTTCGCGGCGGAACCGATCGCACCGGTGACTGCGCCGCACTACTACGGCGAGACGACGAACCCGGCCGACCAGCTGATCAGCGGCGGCACGAACGGCACCGCGGCCACCGTCAACCCCTTCGCAATggtggacgaggaggaggaggaggcggagGAGCAGCAGGATGTGGTGAATGTTGGACCGACGCCGGGCAGTGGGCTGGCGTACGCGAACGAGCTGTTCGGGGCGACGAAcctcaccaacaacaacaacaacaccagcgtGGCCGAACCGGACGCGTTCGATTCGTTCGCCGCCAAGTTCGAGGGCAAGCAGAGTGGCGGCGGCGCGGGTGATTTCGGGGGGCTCGCGACCACGGGCGGAGGCGCGGGTGGCGGCGCACGGGCGGAGAACATCTTTCTGGACGATGGGCTCGGCGGGACCGGTGCGGCGCTCGAGGTGGATGCGTTCGGTGGGGACGCCTGGGGTACGGGTGGCCCggtcggtggtggcggtggcggcgggtTTGACGAAGCGAAGGGCGATGGGTTCGGCAACGAGGACGGGTTTGACGATCCGTTCCTGAGCATGCAGGCCCCACCGGCACCGGAG ggcACACCGTTTGGCAGATCGCACTCGCGCGATTCGGACGAAGGAGGCCGTGAGTTCAACGTGGTGATTCGGCCGAAGGAGGGCGTCGAGACGCACTATTCCGCGCTGGCCCTAGCGCCACCGCCCAAGAGCCCGCAGACGGCTTCCATCTACTCGGGCGACTCGTCGCCGCGCGTCAATCCGTTCGAGCGCAGTGACGAAGCAGAACCCATCCCTGTGAGCCTGCCGGACA AGCCGCAGCTGGAGCGTACCGATTCGCAAGAGACACCGCCGACGCCCCTGTtcgacgaggacgtgtcgcAACCGCTGGAGGACTTCCCGCGCGTCATCTACCACGGCGACGGGTGGGAGATGCAGCTCCGCCAGccgaacaagaagaagatcaCCGGTCAGCGGTTCTGGAAGAAGATCTACATCCGGCTGGTGTACCAGGGCGACAGCCcggtgctgcagctgctgaacGCGGCCACCGACAAGGAACCGTTCCAGGAGCTGCCGCTGCAGGCCTGCTACTCCGTGTCGGAGATCGGCGCCCAGCAGTACGACAACTTTGGCAAAATCTTCACGATCAAGCTGCAGTACGTGTTCTACAAGGAGCGGCCGGGCGTGCGGCCCGGCCAGGTGACCAAGGCGGAGCGGCTCACCAACAAGCTGAGCCAGTTCGCGGCGTACGCGATCCAGGGCGACTACCAGGGCGTGAAGGAGCTCGGCAGCGACCTGAAGAAGCTCGGGCTGCCGGTCGAGCATGCGCCCCAGATCTCGCAGCTGTTCAAGCTCGGCTCGATGAACTACGAGGACATGAAGCAGTTTTCCGTGTGCATCGAGGAGGCCCTGTTCAAGATGAACGTGCACCGGGACCGGGCGCTCACGTACAAGACTGAGGAGGTGCAGGTGACGGCGGTCGACGAGCTGTACGTCGAGCAGGACGCGGAGGGGCACGTGATGAAGCAGATCGCGCGCGTCCGGCTGTTCTTCCTCGCGTTCCTCACTG GCATGCCGGACATTGAGCTCGGCGTGAACGACCTGTGGCGCCAGGGCAAGGAGGTCGTCGGCCGCCACGACATCATACCGGTCGTGACGGAGGAGTGGATCCGGCTGGAGGGTGTCGAGTTTCACAGCTGCGTCCAGCAGGACGAGTACGAGCGGAGCCGCACGATCAAGTTCAAGCCGCCGGACGCGTGCTACATCGAGCTGATGCGGTTCCGCATCCGGCCGCCGAAGAACCGCGAGCTGCCGCTCCAGCTGAAGGCGACCTGGTGCGTGACCGGCAACAAGGTGGAGCTGCGGGCGGACGTGCTGGTGCCGGGCTTTGCGTCCCGCAAGCTTGGCCAGATCCCGTGCGAGGACGTCTCGATCCGGTTCCCGATACCGGAGTGCTGGATCTATCTGTTCCGCGTCGAGAAGCACTTCCG ATATGGTTCGGTCAAGTCCGCTCACAGACGCACGGGCAAGATCAAGGGCATTGAGCGGATTCTCGGCACGGTCGACACGCTGCAGGAGTCGCTGATCGAGGTCACGTCCGGGCAGGCGAAGTACGAGCATCACCATCGGGCGATCGTGTGGCGGTGCCCCCGGCTGCCGAAGGAGGGCCAGGGCGCGTACACGACGCACCAGCTCGTCTGCCGGATGGCGCTGACTAGCTTCGACCAGATCCCGGAGCAGCTCGCACCGTACGCGTACGTCGAGTTTACGATGCCCGCGACCCAGGCCTCGCACACCACGGTCCGGTCGGTCAGTGTGCAGGACTCGGAGAGTGACGAGCCGCCGGAGAAGTACGTGCGCTATCTCGCCCGCCATGAGTACCG TGTCGGCATCGAGCATACTACTGGCGAGTCGTTGAACCCGTACCTAGCGGCGACCACCGTGACGAAGCAACCGATCCAGGAGGAGCAACCGATGGCGACCACACCGATCGCACCGagcgattctgattccgattccaactAA